Proteins encoded in a region of the Acetomicrobium sp. S15 = DSM 107314 genome:
- the pyrH gene encoding UMP kinase: MPVYSRVLLKLSGEVLAGSKSFGLDLKAVEAIACEVAEVAKAGVELAMVVGGGNIFRGVEAVKGGMDRAQADYMGMLATVINALALQDSLERLKVPTRVQTAVEMRQLAEPFIRRRAIRHLEKGRVVIFAAGTGSPYFSTDTAAALRAAEIRADCLLKGTKVDGVYEKDPEKEPDASFLPHISYMEALTRQLKVMDATAFSLCMENAVPIVVFNILRPGNLRRIVLDGERVGTVVDSSKG, translated from the coding sequence TTCGGACTCGACCTGAAAGCTGTTGAAGCCATTGCCTGTGAGGTGGCAGAGGTAGCCAAAGCCGGCGTGGAGTTGGCCATGGTAGTAGGCGGTGGAAATATTTTTCGCGGCGTGGAGGCTGTTAAGGGAGGCATGGACAGAGCCCAGGCCGATTATATGGGCATGCTCGCCACGGTCATAAACGCCTTGGCGCTTCAAGATTCTCTCGAAAGGCTGAAAGTGCCGACGCGCGTTCAGACAGCCGTAGAGATGAGGCAGTTGGCGGAGCCGTTCATCCGTAGAAGGGCTATAAGGCATTTAGAGAAAGGAAGAGTCGTCATCTTCGCTGCAGGTACAGGTTCCCCGTATTTTTCCACCGATACGGCGGCCGCGTTGCGAGCCGCTGAAATCCGGGCAGACTGCCTGCTGAAAGGCACCAAGGTCGACGGCGTATACGAAAAAGACCCGGAGAAAGAGCCCGACGCCTCGTTTTTGCCTCATATTTCCTATATGGAAGCCTTGACGCGTCAGCTCAAGGTGATGGATGCCACAGCCTTCTCGCTTTGCATGGAAAATGCCGTGCCAATTGTCGTCTTCAACATCCTACGCCCTGGCAACTTGAGGCGGATAGTGCTCGACGGCGAACGGGTCGGAACGGTCGTCGATTCCTCAAAAGGTTGA
- the frr gene encoding ribosome recycling factor, giving the protein MPDNMLKELSIRMEKVVSHLKEELVALRTARAHPALVEGINVEYYGSTMPIKQLATVAVPEPRQLMIIPWDKSAVKVIEKAIMASSLGVTPQSDGESIRLTLPELTRERRTELVKLVRRHAEDARVAIRNLRRNALEDAKKKEKDGEITEDDLKRYREEIQNITDEFIKKVDQVMEDKEKEIMEE; this is encoded by the coding sequence ATGCCCGATAATATGCTTAAGGAACTATCTATCCGGATGGAGAAGGTGGTATCTCACCTTAAGGAAGAGCTTGTAGCTTTGAGAACGGCTCGGGCTCATCCAGCTCTGGTAGAGGGCATAAATGTTGAATATTACGGGAGCACGATGCCCATAAAACAGCTTGCTACGGTCGCCGTCCCCGAGCCCAGACAGCTTATGATCATCCCCTGGGATAAGTCGGCCGTGAAGGTCATCGAGAAGGCCATCATGGCTTCTTCTTTAGGGGTTACGCCGCAGAGCGATGGCGAAAGCATTCGCCTAACGTTGCCGGAGCTGACTCGCGAGCGTCGCACAGAGCTGGTCAAGCTTGTGCGCCGCCACGCCGAGGATGCGCGCGTGGCTATACGAAACTTGCGCCGCAACGCTTTGGAGGATGCCAAGAAGAAAGAGAAAGACGGTGAAATCACAGAAGACGATCTAAAGCGTTATCGCGAGGAGATTCAAAATATCACAGATGAGTTCATAAAGAAAGTCGATCAAGTGATGGAAGATAAAGAGAAGGAAATCATGGAAGAGTAA